A single region of the Chryseobacterium culicis genome encodes:
- the gpmI gene encoding 2,3-bisphosphoglycerate-independent phosphoglycerate mutase, with protein MSKKAILAILDGWGLGTNPDVSAIDKANTPFIDSCYQKFPHTTLEASGLAVGLPAGQMGNSEVGHMNLGAGRVVYQNLVKLNMAVENGTLGQEKVIQDAFEYAKRENKKIHFIGLVSNGGVHSHINHLKGLLTAAKEFGLNENVFVHAFTDGRDCDPHSGFGFIDELQKHMDATTGKLATVVGRYYAMDRDKRWERVKLAYDALVEGVGEPTTDALAAIKASYDNNITDEFLKPIILMNTTATGNVVPVAKIIDNDVVICFNFRTDRGREITEVLSQKDFPEYDMKKLNLYYITLTNYDKTFQNVQVVFDENVLTETMGEILEKNGKTQIRIAETEKYPHVTFFFSGGREEEFKGERRLLCPSPKDVPTYDLKPEMSAYDITNAIVPELEQGTADFVCLNFANTDMVGHTGVFEAAVKAAEVVDQCIEKVATAAYENGYAVFILADHGNSDVMMNPDGTPNTQHSTNLVPFIVMDKDQTWNLKPGKLGDVAPTILKVMGVEIPDAMTGDVLVN; from the coding sequence ATGTCAAAAAAAGCAATACTGGCCATTCTTGACGGATGGGGATTGGGAACAAACCCTGACGTTTCTGCAATAGATAAAGCAAATACTCCATTCATAGACAGCTGTTACCAAAAATTTCCACATACTACGCTTGAAGCAAGTGGGTTGGCTGTTGGTCTGCCTGCCGGACAGATGGGAAATTCTGAAGTAGGACACATGAACCTGGGAGCCGGAAGAGTAGTTTACCAAAATCTGGTGAAACTGAACATGGCAGTGGAAAACGGAACACTGGGTCAGGAAAAAGTGATTCAGGATGCTTTTGAATATGCCAAAAGAGAAAATAAAAAAATACACTTTATCGGATTGGTTTCCAATGGAGGAGTACACTCACATATCAATCACTTAAAAGGATTACTGACGGCTGCAAAAGAATTTGGATTGAATGAAAACGTTTTTGTTCATGCATTTACCGATGGTAGAGACTGTGATCCACACTCTGGATTTGGATTTATCGATGAGCTTCAAAAACATATGGATGCCACTACAGGAAAGCTGGCAACAGTGGTAGGAAGATATTACGCCATGGACAGAGATAAAAGATGGGAGCGTGTAAAACTGGCTTATGATGCCCTTGTAGAAGGAGTAGGAGAGCCCACAACAGATGCATTGGCAGCTATTAAAGCTTCGTATGATAATAATATTACCGATGAATTCCTGAAGCCAATCATTCTAATGAACACTACTGCTACAGGAAATGTAGTGCCAGTAGCAAAAATCATTGATAATGATGTGGTGATCTGTTTCAACTTCCGTACAGACAGAGGGAGAGAAATTACTGAGGTGCTTTCCCAGAAGGATTTCCCGGAATATGATATGAAAAAGCTAAACCTTTATTATATCACATTAACGAATTATGATAAAACATTCCAGAATGTACAGGTTGTTTTTGATGAAAACGTATTAACGGAAACTATGGGTGAAATTCTTGAGAAAAATGGAAAAACCCAGATCAGAATCGCAGAAACTGAGAAATATCCGCACGTTACTTTCTTTTTCTCAGGAGGAAGAGAGGAAGAGTTTAAAGGCGAAAGAAGATTATTGTGCCCAAGCCCGAAAGACGTTCCTACTTACGATCTGAAACCGGAAATGTCAGCATATGATATTACCAATGCCATCGTGCCGGAACTGGAACAGGGAACAGCTGATTTTGTTTGTTTAAATTTTGCCAATACAGACATGGTAGGACATACAGGTGTTTTTGAAGCAGCTGTAAAAGCCGCTGAGGTGGTAGATCAGTGTATCGAAAAAGTAGCTACCGCTGCTTATGAAAACGGATATGCTGTTTTTATTCTTGCAGACCATGGAAACTCTGATGTAATGATGAATCCGGACGGAACTCCTAATACCCAGCATTCTACAAACCTGGTTCCTTTTATCGTTATGGATAAAGACCAAACCTGGAACTTAAAACCTGGAAAACTGGGAGATGTGGCACCTACCATTCTTAAAGTAATGGGGGTTGAAATACCAGATGCAATGACAGGAGATGTTTTGGTTAATTAA
- a CDS encoding acyl-ACP desaturase, with the protein MYQKLVRKEVMGLLEKEVGSFLDKFLTPIEKIWQPSDYLPDPSSDEFKHDLEEIQTFAREMPYDLFVTLIGDCITEEALPSYESWLMGVDGINQEEKVGWANWVRAWTAEENRHGDLLNKYLYLCGRVNMREVEITTQYLINDGFDLGTSMDPYRNFIYTSFQETATNISHRRVGTLAKQSGNGKLAKMCGVIAADEARHAKAYKHFVAKILEVDPSEMILAFEDMMRKKIVMPAHLMRQSGQKAGELWGHFSDAAQRCMVYTGQDYINIMKDLLDEWKIEHVKGLTEKAEKAQEYLMKLPARLQKITDRVSTPDLQFQFSWVKS; encoded by the coding sequence ATGTATCAAAAGCTTGTTAGGAAAGAAGTAATGGGATTATTGGAAAAGGAAGTAGGTTCTTTTCTTGATAAATTTTTAACGCCAATTGAAAAAATCTGGCAGCCTTCCGATTATTTACCAGATCCTTCAAGCGATGAATTTAAACACGACTTAGAAGAAATTCAGACTTTTGCCCGTGAAATGCCTTATGACCTTTTTGTAACACTGATTGGAGACTGTATCACAGAGGAAGCTCTTCCTTCGTATGAGTCTTGGTTGATGGGCGTTGACGGAATCAATCAGGAAGAAAAAGTAGGCTGGGCCAACTGGGTAAGAGCATGGACTGCTGAGGAAAACAGACATGGAGATTTATTAAACAAATATCTTTATCTGTGTGGAAGAGTAAATATGAGAGAGGTTGAGATCACTACTCAATATCTTATCAATGACGGATTTGATTTGGGAACAAGTATGGACCCATACAGAAACTTCATTTATACAAGTTTCCAGGAGACAGCTACCAATATCTCTCACAGAAGAGTAGGTACATTGGCTAAACAATCCGGAAACGGGAAATTGGCAAAAATGTGTGGTGTAATTGCAGCAGATGAAGCAAGACACGCTAAAGCATACAAACATTTCGTAGCAAAAATCCTTGAAGTAGACCCTTCAGAAATGATCCTTGCATTCGAAGATATGATGCGTAAGAAAATTGTAATGCCTGCTCACTTAATGAGACAGTCCGGACAAAAAGCTGGTGAACTTTGGGGACATTTCTCAGATGCAGCACAAAGATGTATGGTGTACACAGGTCAGGATTATATCAATATTATGAAGGACCTTTTAGATGAATGGAAAATCGAGCATGTAAAAGGACTTACAGAAAAAGCGGAAAAAGCTCAGGAATATCTGATGAAACTTCCTGCAAGACTTCAGAAGATCACAGACCGAGTTTCTACTCCGGATCTTCAGTTCCAGTTTAGCTGGGTGAAAAGCTAA
- a CDS encoding BT0820 family HAD-type phosphatase, which translates to MLNNKKIAVDFDGTIVDDAYPAIGKPKTFAFETLKRLQAEGFRLILWTYRHGKTLDEAVEFCKKNGIEFYSVNSSFEGEVFDPENQSRKLDADWFIDDRNLGGFPGWGEIYNIIQERIEFRVEGKEVLAYSKLKKEKKKGLFW; encoded by the coding sequence ATGTTAAATAATAAAAAGATCGCTGTTGACTTTGACGGGACTATTGTTGATGATGCTTACCCGGCCATTGGAAAACCGAAAACTTTTGCATTCGAAACTTTGAAGAGACTTCAGGCTGAAGGATTCAGATTGATACTTTGGACATACAGACACGGAAAAACTTTAGATGAAGCTGTAGAATTCTGTAAAAAAAACGGAATAGAATTTTATTCTGTGAATTCAAGCTTCGAAGGAGAAGTTTTTGATCCTGAAAATCAGTCCAGAAAATTAGATGCAGACTGGTTTATTGATGACAGAAATTTAGGAGGATTTCCAGGATGGGGTGAGATCTACAATATTATTCAGGAAAGAATAGAATTCCGTGTAGAAGGAAAAGAAGTCCTTGCTTATTCAAAACTTAAAAAAGAAAAGAAAAAAGGCCTTTTCTGGTAA
- the map gene encoding type I methionyl aminopeptidase: MIQLKTIDELRLMKESARLVSKTLGMLAKEIKPGITTLYLDKLAHDFIKDHGAEPAFLGYGGFPNSLCISPNEQVVHGFPNNDIVKEGDVLSVDCGVILNGFVGDHAYTFEIGEVKPEVKKLLQVTKESLYKGIEQVVRGKRIGDISHAIQAHCEKEGYGVVRELVGHGLGRKMHEDPQVPNYGRQGSGKVIKDGLAIAIEPMVNMGTEKVKFHNDGWTVTTLDNLPSAHFEHDVAVINGKPVLLSTFDYVYEALGIVSDEEKQFQLDF, from the coding sequence ATGATTCAATTAAAAACGATAGACGAATTACGTCTCATGAAGGAGAGTGCCCGATTGGTTTCTAAAACATTGGGAATGTTGGCAAAAGAAATTAAACCAGGGATTACTACTTTATATTTAGATAAACTGGCTCATGATTTTATTAAAGATCACGGTGCTGAACCTGCATTCTTAGGGTATGGAGGATTTCCAAATTCTCTTTGCATCTCTCCGAATGAGCAGGTAGTTCATGGTTTTCCTAACAACGACATAGTGAAAGAAGGAGATGTTCTTTCTGTTGACTGTGGAGTGATCCTTAATGGTTTCGTAGGAGATCATGCCTATACTTTTGAAATCGGGGAAGTGAAACCTGAGGTTAAAAAATTACTACAGGTTACCAAAGAATCTTTATACAAAGGAATTGAGCAGGTTGTCAGAGGAAAGAGAATAGGAGATATCTCCCATGCAATCCAGGCACATTGTGAAAAAGAAGGATATGGAGTGGTAAGAGAGCTTGTAGGACACGGATTGGGAAGAAAAATGCACGAAGATCCACAGGTTCCTAACTACGGAAGACAAGGAAGCGGAAAAGTAATTAAAGACGGTTTGGCAATTGCTATCGAGCCAATGGTGAATATGGGTACTGAAAAAGTAAAGTTCCATAATGACGGTTGGACAGTAACTACTTTAGATAATTTGCCATCTGCTCACTTCGAACATGATGTAGCAGTAATCAATGGTAAGCCGGTATTGCTTTCCACATTTGATTATGTATACGAAGCTTTAGGGATTGTAAGTGATGAAGAGAAGCAGTTCCAACTGGATTTTTAA
- a CDS encoding class I SAM-dependent methyltransferase: MKKVTKLLLNKIPRPMLIKMSIWARPLIYQFFKGDQFFDPIDGRSYRKFLPYGYGKQRENALSPGTLSLERHRQMWLYLQNETDFFIKNYKVLHIAPEQEFLRKFKRMSNLNYISADLYSPIVDVKADILDLPFENESFDIVFCNHVLEHIEDDAKAMSELYRVMKPGGWGILQVPMKNSLEKTYEDFTIKDPKERQKHFGQYDHVRWYGMDYFDRLRKAGFEIEPNFYSQKFSEEEIKKYGLRHNEILPVVYKK, from the coding sequence ATGAAAAAGGTAACTAAGCTTTTACTGAATAAAATTCCACGTCCGATGCTTATTAAAATGAGCATCTGGGCAAGACCGCTTATTTATCAGTTTTTCAAAGGAGATCAGTTTTTTGATCCTATTGATGGAAGATCTTACAGGAAATTCCTTCCCTATGGATATGGAAAACAAAGAGAAAATGCTCTTTCGCCAGGAACTTTAAGCTTGGAGAGACACCGTCAGATGTGGCTGTATCTTCAGAATGAAACTGATTTTTTCATTAAAAATTATAAAGTACTGCATATCGCTCCCGAACAGGAATTCTTAAGAAAATTCAAGAGAATGAGTAACCTGAATTATATTTCGGCAGACTTATATTCTCCCATTGTAGATGTGAAAGCAGATATCCTGGATTTACCTTTTGAAAATGAAAGCTTTGATATTGTTTTCTGTAACCATGTTCTGGAACATATTGAAGACGATGCAAAAGCAATGAGCGAGCTCTACAGAGTAATGAAACCCGGTGGATGGGGAATTCTTCAGGTTCCGATGAAAAATTCATTGGAGAAAACCTATGAAGATTTTACCATTAAAGATCCAAAAGAACGTCAGAAACACTTCGGTCAGTATGATCACGTTCGTTGGTACGGAATGGATTATTTTGACCGCCTGAGAAAAGCAGGCTTTGAAATAGAACCGAATTTTTATTCCCAGAAATTCTCTGAAGAAGAAATTAAAAAATACGGACTAAGGCATAATGAAATTTTACCTGTAGTCTATAAAAAATAA
- a CDS encoding T9SS type A sorting domain-containing protein — MKKILLLLASSLLTAQQTSELLSNNWYISKMVTSGGQTTNTPVIDNGVPATTFNSAGGTSYVINSRYYNTSMMSFGVIPGGNNLIKTASACTLLFYNGGNAAPVRAYDQKNCDAYVLGAYGSIYSYQITNNGNIKTLTITDPSGNKVYYNNTPQLSTKEAQATAKTFKAYPNPVKEVLHLENIERNLPLKIYDLSGKLVFETTTNSNKTSIDTSSLQKGQYIIKIENYKSYPFVKE, encoded by the coding sequence ATGAAAAAAATTTTACTCCTTTTAGCAAGCAGTCTATTAACTGCCCAGCAAACCTCCGAATTACTTTCCAACAACTGGTATATTTCTAAAATGGTGACCAGTGGCGGCCAAACAACCAATACTCCTGTGATTGACAATGGAGTTCCCGCAACTACCTTTAATTCTGCGGGAGGAACAAGCTATGTGATTAATTCCAGGTATTATAACACCTCTATGATGAGTTTCGGGGTCATACCCGGAGGTAATAATCTCATCAAAACAGCAAGTGCATGTACTCTTTTGTTTTATAACGGAGGAAATGCTGCACCTGTTCGTGCCTACGATCAGAAAAACTGTGACGCGTATGTTTTAGGAGCTTATGGATCTATATACAGCTATCAGATCACAAACAATGGCAATATTAAAACACTTACGATCACAGATCCTTCAGGAAACAAAGTATACTATAACAATACTCCACAACTGAGCACTAAAGAAGCTCAAGCAACCGCGAAAACCTTTAAAGCGTATCCAAACCCTGTAAAAGAGGTTTTACATCTTGAAAACATTGAGAGAAACCTTCCTCTTAAGATCTACGATTTATCAGGGAAACTGGTATTTGAAACTACAACCAATAGCAACAAAACCTCGATTGATACAAGCAGCCTGCAGAAAGGGCAGTACATAATAAAGATAGAAAATTACAAGTCCTATCCTTTTGTCAAAGAATAA
- a CDS encoding DMT family transporter has protein sequence MNWIILVIAGLFEVAFASCLGKAKETSGTEMYLWYTGFLITMTISMLLLIKATQTLPIGTAYAVWTGIGAVGTALMGIIFFKDPVSFWRVFFIVTLIGSVVGLKAVSSSH, from the coding sequence ATGAATTGGATCATATTAGTTATTGCAGGATTATTTGAAGTTGCCTTTGCATCATGCCTGGGAAAGGCAAAAGAAACATCAGGAACCGAAATGTACCTGTGGTATACCGGTTTCCTGATCACGATGACAATCAGCATGCTTTTGCTAATTAAAGCGACTCAAACCTTGCCTATCGGTACGGCTTATGCGGTATGGACAGGAATCGGAGCAGTAGGAACTGCCTTAATGGGAATTATTTTCTTTAAGGATCCTGTAAGCTTTTGGAGAGTTTTCTTTATTGTAACCCTTATTGGTTCTGTGGTAGGATTAAAGGCAGTCTCTTCATCCCATTAA